A stretch of DNA from Kazachstania africana CBS 2517 chromosome 3, complete genome:
AACTGAAGAACAGAACAGTCTCGTGTACGGATCGTACTGCCCCATGCTATGTGGTCCGAATGGAAAATCATAATATGTTTGATATCCGTGACTTAAGTACATATCCCTTGGATCCCATAGGTCCAGATTATCAGCTTGTTTTCCTTTTATTCGTGAAGTGTCCAACGTTAGAGTCAATGCCTCGGGTGATGAGatagaattttcaattaaagtGGCATTGCTATGCCCACTACTAGAGGCTGGAGAAATTTGGTTATTAGAGTGGCTCCTCATAGAGTTTTCATGAAGGCTATCTAGTGATGAATTAATTTCATATACACATTTCCTCTTGTTTTTGAGGCATCTGCCACATGAGGGTCTTTGCTTATCacatttcaatttttgtgTCCTACATGTAACGCAAACATAAGAGGGCCTtatttttctaaaatcCTTTTCAATCATGATAAAGCGCTGGTGATGGTACTCTTTTGCCAACTATTATGAATGTAGCATCGAAAGcttatttaatgatttatgTCTTTCAGATTACTTACATAAGGAAAATGTCATTCCGACAAATATATCCGAGATGATTGCTCTCGGCCGAAACGTCTGTTCCGGTTtgagtatttatataagCACTCAAAGTATATAGTTCTTTGGTTTATAGGGATCTTCTAGATATTTAAGCTCCTCATCTGTAAATGTGACGGATAGAGCACTTATCGCATCATCTACCCTCTCTGTCTTACTGAGACCAATAATGGGTTGACAACCTTTACTCACCACCCAGGCCGTCGAAATCGCCGCCATCGACACACCTTTCTTTTCGGCAAGTTCTTCAACTCTTTTCACAATTTTAATATCGGACTCGAGGACATTATCTCTCAGTTTGTTTATTGTAAACCTGTCTGATTCAGATCTTAGGGATTTAGTACCAATTGGTCTTGTCAAGAACCCTCTGTGATTCGGAGACCATGGAGTTAAAGCAATATTATGTCTTTTGCAAAATGGAATCAATTCACGCTCATCTTCCCTATAGACAAGGTTGTACATTGATTGTGCGTTAACGAATTGAAACcaattatatttatcaGCGATAAATTGCATTTCGGCGAATTGGGTAGCCAACATTGATGATGCACCAATGTATCTAACATGACCGGACTCAATTACATCATTGAGGGCTTTCATAGTTTCTTTGATTGGTGTTTCTGGGTCAAACCTATGGATTTGTAAGACATCGATGTAGGTACCAAGTCTAGCAATCGCCTTTTCTACGCCATCTAAAATGTGTTTACGTGATAGGCCTCTTTGATTCACGACATCTAATTCTTGCAGCTCACTCAATGGGGTATTTGACTTAAGGTTCAAAGTTTCGTCAAATGGGAAAAAAATCTTCGTCATTATAACGACAGTCTCTCTCTTAATATTATACTTAACAAGGAACTCACCCAATAACTTTTCACTGAGACCATTAGAATAATAATCAGCCGTGTCAAAAGTGCGCAAACCTTTGTCATAACAGTACTTCAAAATGCCGAAAATCGTATtcttatcatcttcaaccCATTCTGCCCAATTCTTGGACCCATAGGACATACAACCAACGATAATTGGTGAGATCTTCAAACCCGTGTTCCCAAAACTAACTTGTTTGACAAAACCGGTCATACtatgattttttatttttctcttgtAGCTCTCAGCTAGTTCGAAGTCGGAACGAGAGTTGATGTTCTCGCCTTATATATGTGAGATGAGATCACTGATTTtcgagaaagaaaaaaaaaggacCATCAggaaatattatcaaaaatgatatacTTTTTTGATCTTCCTTGCTAAGGTTTTGGCATGAGCCAGTGCGTTATGCGGATAGCAGAGCACTTTGTTCTTGGGAGTTCTCTCTgttgtttcttttcacaTTGCAAAATCAGACTGTATACAGATTCGTTTAAGCAATGCAATTGCATTTCACTCCCAACAATTCTCTTATCTTATCAACTCTTTCCGTAGAAATTTTAACTATCTGTTCTACATGCTGCCTATCATTTGTTTGTTTAATCTATATGACGTGGAAGTTGCTTAGATAACCAACCCGAGCCCGGATGCATTGAACGGAACTCTCTGCCAAGAATTAAAGGAGAACGACAGACTGAAAATGAAGGGAAATGATGACGCCTTGtttattttctgaaatATATCATTACTACTATCAAGATCATGCATGATTTTGGTTCAGTGAAGAAAGAAGCAAACTGATTTTTCCAGACTAGAAATGTAGTCAGTCAGCTGAAGTAATTATCTGCTACAAATGCAGTCAAGCAACTCCGATCGAGAGTTCGATATGTACAACCCGAgtaaaaaacaaaaatgcAGGTGTTATAAGGCAATggattatataaaaatggaTATCTATTTGTTAGTGGCGTTTTGCCCCTTGAGCTCTTTGAAGATTCTCTTTTTATTGAGTAACAGGTCcttaaatatttcatagCCCAATTGGTTGCCATTAAAGTCCTTCGCGTGGATAATACAGTTAGCAAATTCCTTCGAAATATTTTCGGTAAACATTGTCGCTAACTCGTTGCTCACAATATCGGCATTTGTTTTCCTTTCACTTGGAGAACCCTCGTTATTAGCAGTATCGATATcatcttgatttttctcTGTGATTTTGCccatcttcaatattttgattaatCTGTAAAAATGTGTCATTACAGCGTTCAAAGTTGCAATATGTGCCATGGACATCGATGATAATGTTGTGAAGACACCCGTCActcttttctctttattATCTTCGTCTTCAATGTCGTTAAGTGGCGGGTATTCCTTGTATACGACAGATAGAATTTCAACCATTTCAGTTGGAATAACTGATTCAGGTAATTccaaaagataaattttcaagatacTAGCGATTGTACTGGGTGTACAGCCTCCCTCTTCAAAAAGTgacaaaatttcttgatcaCTTTGGAACTGAatcttattcaatttattcCTTAGATCATGAGTAAGACTTAGTTTAACAGGATCTGTCCATATTGAGCAACGTATTTTGTCATTTTCCATTCCAGGATAAATACTGTCCATATATGAAAGAATGACAGTAACTAATAATGGcacttttttcttatctAACCTACAACGTGTTTCTAGGTCAATACCAAAGTTCTGATAAATACCTGGATTGTAATAATTATTATACGTGATTGCCTTAGGTTGGAAGAGACCTGTGCTATAGTTcgaaataatattcaatatatcgGCTATAGGATCAATcttgttttcaaaatcaatgatattATCAACAAATAGTTTTAAAACGGAGATTTTATTGCTGATTGCTGaacaaaaatcaattgTTGCTCTCTTTATGGCTTTCACTCTATCAAGTTCACATTTTTCCATAAATGCCAAATGATCGATCATCAGTTCCTCCACGGAACATCTCAAAGAATCCATTTTATTACATTCCTTGAAGTATCTCGAATCTGACGATTCTACAtcattcattaatttgaatAGTTCTTTCTCACTATCCGTAAATTTGGCATCGTCCGTACTTTTGGTCTCAATTTTCTCAATATTGACATCAGATGTGCTATTAAAAAGGAACTTTTGCCTCAATGTTTCCagtttattttcattgttttcttcaacatTTGTTGGTATTTGAGCAAATTTGTAAGCGTAGTCCTTCCACTGgtactgaaattttttggaattgaCAAATGTGTTACCAACACCATTGCAATATTTCAGAAAACCATAGTTCAAAAGATCCTGACCGAAATTTTCAGCCTTATCATAATCTTTGAATGACATTATCtccaaaataaatttggtaatttcGTGGCCACTGTTAGTATTTAACAGTGaataattgatgaaagGTAATTTATATTCAGTTTTTGGCAACTTGGTAAGGAAAAGTTTCAAAGTCTCACGTAAAGTCTTGTAATCGAAATCAATAGGACCAAGTTTcccaaaattttgattttccttttctttcaacttGTTTAATTCTATAGTTTTTTGTAAGTCAAGCGTTTTCATTGCGTTATCTAGTTGCATCTCATCATTGAAAGTTGATCTCTTAAAATCTTCCAACTTTTTacatttattgaaatagtCCTTTTCCAATTTAGCAACGTAACTCTTggattttttaaaattatcgacattttggaaaagagTTTTTTCACTGTACTTTATCCTCTCTTTATGATCTTCACACCACTGACTGAATGGTCGTAGCACGAGAGTTTCAATGTTGGATGCGATATTGATGTGTTCCCTACCTTCGGATTCTGTTTGTTCGACAATCCCTTCTAGAGCAATACGAACAGTATTTTTTGAATGGATGTCACTAACTTTATCGATGCCAGAATTCAGATTCAACAGCTGCTTACCGTAAGCCACTTCGAACTGCATCCTTGAGGCAAATAACTGTATAAACTGATTACATTGATCTGAACCATTATATAGTTCATTGAAAACTGTTTTTAA
This window harbors:
- the KAFR0C03670 gene encoding aldo/keto reductase; translation: MTGFVKQVSFGNTGLKISPIIVGCMSYGSKNWAEWVEDDKNTIFGILKYCYDKGLRTFDTADYYSNGLSEKLLGEFLVKYNIKRETVVIMTKIFFPFDETLNLKSNTPLSELQELDVVNQRGLSRKHILDGVEKAIARLGTYIDVLQIHRFDPETPIKETMKALNDVIESGHVRYIGASSMLATQFAEMQFIADKYNWFQFVNAQSMYNLVYREDERELIPFCKRHNIALTPWSPNHRGFLTRPIGTKSLRSESDRFTINKLRDNVLESDIKIVKRVEELAEKKGVSMAAISTAWVVSKGCQPIIGLSKTERVDDAISALSVTFTDEELKYLEDPYKPKNYIL
- the RGD2 gene encoding GTPase-activating protein RGD2 (similar to Saccharomyces cerevisiae RGD2 (YFL047W); ancestral locus Anc_8.4), producing the protein MPSFADSFWSDDPSVGLKTVFNELYNGSDQCNQFIQLFASRMQFEVAYGKQLLNLNSGIDKVSDIHSKNTVRIALEGIVEQTESEGREHINIASNIETLVLRPFSQWCEDHKERIKYSEKTLFQNVDNFKKSKSYVAKLEKDYFNKCKKLEDFKRSTFNDEMQLDNAMKTLDLQKTIELNKLKEKENQNFGKLGPIDFDYKTLRETLKLFLTKLPKTEYKLPFINYSLLNTNSGHEITKFILEIMSFKDYDKAENFGQDLLNYGFLKYCNGVGNTFVNSKKFQYQWKDYAYKFAQIPTNVEENNENKLETLRQKFLFNSTSDVNIEKIETKSTDDAKFTDSEKELFKLMNDVESSDSRYFKECNKMDSLRCSVEELMIDHLAFMEKCELDRVKAIKRATIDFCSAISNKISVLKLFVDNIIDFENKIDPIADILNIISNYSTGLFQPKAITYNNYYNPGIYQNFGIDLETRCRLDKKKVPLLVTVILSYMDSIYPGMENDKIRCSIWTDPVKLSLTHDLRNKLNKIQFQSDQEILSLFEEGGCTPSTIASILKIYLLELPESVIPTEMVEILSVVYKEYPPLNDIEDEDNKEKRVTGVFTTLSSMSMAHIATLNAVMTHFYRLIKILKMGKITEKNQDDIDTANNEGSPSERKTNADIVSNELATMFTENISKEFANCIIHAKDFNGNQLGYEIFKDLLLNKKRIFKELKGQNATNK